The genomic stretch CTATTCCAGCAATCATCCTCAACAATGTCGTCTTCCCGCATCCTGATGGACCTACCAAAACGGTAAAAGTACCATCTTTGATTGTGAGGTTAAGATCTTTAATAATATCTTTTTTCTCGAACTCTTTCGTCACATTCACAAACTCAATAGATGCCATTGACGCTCCCCCTTTTGCAAACAACTTTCTCTGCTTAAACATTTACAAAATCTTAATAAAGCGCTTACAAATATAAAAAGTATTTACATATGCGTTATAATGATTGTTTTTGTTGATTTATATTAAATTTAAAGAATATCTCCAAAAATGTCAATCACTTTTCGCTTGAAAATGTTTGTTTTTACATAAAGTTTACATTTAAGTGCTCATTAATGTTCATTTATTTACATTTAAGAAATGATGATTTCTACTCCGCTTTCTTTGAACTGTTGAATCTGCGTATCTGAAGCTTCCTCACCTGTAATGAGTTTATCTACCTTATTGATTGGTGAAACCATGTGAAGAGAAACACCGCCTAGTTTCGTGTGATCGGTAACAACGATTACTTCACTTGCAGCATTAATCATCTCCATCTTAGCTGGTACAAAAAGCTCTTCAAAATGAGTCAGTCCTTTTTTAGGATGAATTGCAGGCGTACCAATGAATGCTTTATGAACATGTAATTTCTTTAGTACATCGTTTGTAAACATACCGTTCAGCATAAAGCTCTCTGGATAAAGCACACCACCAGTTACGATGACCTTGATTCCTTTTGAATCACGAAGCTCTGCGGCAATGTTAATGTCATTTGTAACAACGGTAATATTTGTTTTGTTCGCGATATGCTTTGCAATCTGAAACGTTGTCGTCCCAGAATCCAGGATAATGCTATCACCTTCTTGAATCATTTCCGCTGCTTTTTCTCCAATGCGCTGTTTTTCCTCAACACGCTCGGTTGCTCGTACTGTGAATGAAGGCTCTGAGTGAATGCCTTCTCCTAATATGACGCCGCCATGCGTTCTTCGTAGATGACCTTCTCTCTCAATTTCCGAAAGATCTCTTCTGATCGTTGCTTCATGCACATTAAACTCCTCAGAAAGTTGTGTGACTGTTGCAATGTTTGTCCTTTTTACAAATTCAATAATTTTTGCTTTTCGTTCTGCTGCTAACATAACGTTCTCCCCTTACATATAACCATTGTTTGTTTCTGTTAGTTTACATGAAATTTGTGTTTTTTTGTGTTTATTTAATAAAAAAGCTTTCCTTCGACTGAAGAAAAGCACGAATTGTATTTAGGAAGCTGACCAATCAAAATCTAAAATAATTTTTTCCCAATGTCTATGTTCGGAAGCTGATTTCATAGCCGTTTGAAAATCAGATAGGTTGTGGATCGGTGTATTCCTTTTCGGTAGGATCGCTCTAAGTGTCTTTTGGTATTCTATATTCTCCATCGCTTTCATCACTGCATGATAATCTGCACTCGAACTGCGGCTGCTGCCATATAGCGATAGCCCTTTTTCAAGAACATCTCTTGTATTAATTGGAACTCGATCCTCTGAAACGCCCATCAAGATGATTGTTCCACCGCGTGCGGCAAGATCAATTCCTTGGTTGATCGCATGCTCACTAAAAGCTCCACCCGTGCATTCTACAATAATATCTACCTTTTTAGAAGATCTAAAATCATAGTTCTGGACTAGTTTTCTTGAAGCAAACGTGAACTGTTTTAGCTTCTCATCGATTGCACCAAACACCGTCAATCGCTCAGGGCCAAGATTATACACATGATGAATCATAGCGGCCGTCAAGTATCCGACTGGACCATCTCCAAAAACCGCTACCGTCGTGTTCTGAGAGGATTCTAACTTCTGCTTAACGCGACTGAGCGCATGATAGGACACGGTACAAAGCTCTGACAGAACGGCAATTTCATTAGGAAGTGAGTTTGGGATAGGAATGGCGCATTCAGCTGGTAGAACCAACCGATTTTGAGCAATTCCATCATAGCCGCTTCCTAAAAACACGTTCTTCTCTCCATAATTGGCGACGAAATCTTGTTGCGAGTACGAACTACACTCTTCAGGATCTCCTTTTTTAAGAAGATGCCCCGGAATATTAGGAACAATCACAACACGATCTCCAACGCTTACTGAGCTACTCTTACTTTCAACTACTCTTCCGATTCCCTCATGCAATAGGGCCATAGGAAGTTTTTTAGTAAGCACTTCAGGCTTTCGCTGCCCCATAAAATAACGTAAGTCTGCATGACAGATGCTTGCAATCAGCGGTTCAACGACCACTTCACCTTCATTAATCGTTCGATTAACGGTAACCTCTTCCATCTGATAAGGACCTAATAAACGATACGTCCTTGAATGGATTGACTGTTCCTGCACAAATCATTCCCCCTTGTATGAAGACCATGTAGGTATTAACTTGTTCGTTTTCGCTCATTTAAAGTTCATTTATGCTCGTTAATGTAAATAATAGTCATATGGTGTGGGTCTGTCAAGAATTATTAAGCAGGACTGAGCAAAAGAGAGACAAAAAAACCTTGAAAGTTATTTCGCTTTTCAAGGGTTTAAATGGATGAGTTATTATATTTTAGGAACCTCTACCAGATTTCCTGGTGATATATTGATGAAGATATCAGGCATGTTTGGATTGTTCTTCTTTAGTTTGAACTTTTGAATTTGTGTTAATTCTGGGTCAAAAGAAATACTCTGAGATTCAAAATCTAAGGCTAATAATTTCATATAACACTTACTCAAAAAATCTTTCCAATCTTTTAATGAAGAATTGGATACCTGATCTGGATTTTCCAGCATACGATACCCATCTGCTAAATGAAACATTAATAATGCTGTACCAAAATCACAAGCTGGATTCTCTAGAATCATTGTTGGCGCTTCAAATCCATCATTCCAATTATAATTTGAAGCATACCAATGAAGGAATATAGAATCCTTTGTATTCTCCAACTGAATCTTTATATATTGTTTGTCTGAATGATAGAGTAATTCTTCGAGTGATTTAATATCCTTTGTATTCATACAGCTTATCACCCCTACCTGAATGAAAATATTCCTTTAGCCTTCAATTTGTAGTTCAATATAAATTAAAGTAAATACTACTTAAGATAACTAGTAGAAATAATATATTGAAATTGTCCTGATTTTCCAACGTAGTTTTCGTACTCGAAATTATAAATTAAAATAATTGCGTTATAGGCTTTAGTTAGATTAATAGACTTATTCATATTATGTAATATAGCTTCTATATAAGAACAACCCTCTAATAATTCAGAAATTTTATCGCTCTTTTTTTTTAATACCCCTTTTTCAATAAAATCCTCATCCGTTTCATCCATATCTATATTAAAATCCTCAAAAAATCTAGAAGGTACAGACTCCCCCTTCTCATCATATGTATACTTAATGTATTCTTCTAACTGATCCAGTGAGTTAACATTCCCTAACCATATTGAGACCATCCCTTGCTTTTCCATATATGACTCCCCCAGGTTACATATAAAATTTATTCCGATCTTTTTACGCATTTCGCTCTTTAATCAGCAAGTAACTCTGTAGTATTTATCATCTTCTTCTATCTTTTTTATAAATTCTACAAGAGAAGTAGCAATTTGAATATCATAATAGTAAACCGCACTTCTATAATTCTCATTCAACTCAATTGATATTAATGCAGATTCACTACCTTCAAAAAATATTAGTTTGTTATTTTCAAATTCATTATATATTTCTATGTCAGGATAAAACTCGAAATCATTAACTCTTAACCGAAAATCTCTTACGGAATATGGGTCCATAATACGATTAATATTAATCTCTGAACCTTTAATAAACCCATAGCCAACCTCTAAATAAAAATCAACTAACTCCTTAGGGAATTTTAGATTGAGTTCCTTCTCAGCCTCTTTTATTTCATTTTCAGTCACTGAATAAAAACTGTTTTCTTCGTTGGCCTTAATATGTTCATAGCCCATTATTTTTTTCCACCTTTAAGCAGTCTATTTGCTGGTAATTAATCCTTTTTATCAAGCATTGCAGAATGCATTTTCCACCACCATATCAGGATTTTCTTGAAAAACTAAAAATAAAAACACCTGTTTCTAAAATTCAATCAGGGGGCCCCTTCCATTCTGCTAAATTTATTAATTTTGCTGCATATTTAATTCATTTATTTTAAAACAATACTCTTTGTTCTATTAAATCATCTTTAACAATTCAGCAACATTATCTGCCACATTATATGTAATAGGCTCAAACTCACTGGATTCTTCATGAGACCACAGACAAACAGATGGATTATTTTTATCTTTTCTAAAATCTAAGCATATATAGTCTCCCGCAAATACACTAGCTATCGGCAATACCTCTGCCCCTAATAAGTCCTCATTATCAGTTAACCTTTCACCTATTTTTGAATATACAACATCTATGTCATAAATTCCTTTTGGGTGATTCTCAATATCGTCTAATACACACAAAAACCTTTCTATTGCATAATCACGGTTGTTACACTTAATTGTTGCTTCCTCAACCTCTACACCATTGTTTTCTTTTATAAATTCTAAGAAAGACACAGGTAACGAAATTCTCCAAAACTTTTCGTGATTTTTTATCATTTCCTCTGAAGGCAATGGCCTTACTATAGTGTCCTGTTTTATTTTCATATTTTCTTCTCCTTTCTATATAAGCTATCTTGGAGCATCTTCCCACATTCCAGTAGATCTGCCACTTTGTTTAACAGCTACCCTTACACTCCGTATTTTAACCACAGCGTTGTACTGTACTAAAATTCGAATTAAGAAAAACTATTACAACTTTCCTTTTAAAAAAACTAACCCTAAAGGATTAGTTAGTGTATCATTTATATAATTTTTGTTAGCATTTCTCTTTCTTACAACAAAGGAACAGTTCTTTAAACTTCTGTAATTATTTCTGAGATTACCCTCTCTGCGCTTATCCGTTGTAGGTCTTAAAAATCCTCTTCCCATGCTTCTTGTGAATCGATTAACCTCTGTGATAAAAATTCATAAAAGTTCTTTGCCGTATTGAAGTCATCCATTCCACCTGGTCTATTCCACGCTATTACTGGGCACTCATTATTCTCCATTCTGCTAGTATATAGACAATAAACATATTCCCCAGCATCTTCAATAACTACTAGATCCTTTTCCAGCCCAAGATTTCTATATTTCGTAGTATTAACAGAAACAGTAGCTCTATTAGACTTAGCTACACCTAATATATGGACTCCAAATAATCCTCCAGACCCATAGGTAGTTAAGAACCACTTATAACTTTCTGAAAGTTCTACCTCTAGCTCATTTTGAATAGCATCAATTTGAACTTCATCTACCCCTTCCGTAAAATCATCTGGTTCCTTATGTTCATTAATGAAGTTTTTTAGTTCTTCTTTATTCATTCAACCCTCCAAAGCGAATGAACCGTCTCATCGCTTCCTGTTAAAGGATAAATAATAGTTAGCTATTTTGGACTTGTACAAACCATTCTTCAAAAATTTCATCTGGTAAGATCTCTTTGTCATTAGAATAGATTAAATCGTATTTATATTTTCCTGTTAAACTATTCTGTTGCACATTATAATGCAATTTTATTTCTGTAGGCATTTCTCTTTCATATTCTTTGCACAGTTCATGAATTTTTTCTAGATTTTTTAGTCCAATATCCAAAACAGCTTCTTGCCTTTGTTCAGAAGTATCATAATTAAAATTTTTCTCACTTGTGGAGTCTATTGCATCGTTCAAATTATGCCTATAAACAAACTGATTATTTATTTTGTAAAATACATCAAAGACATACATTTCTGGTTCGTAGGAAAAATAAATGTAAATATCATCTGCTTCATGTTCAACGTATTCTAAGCAGATAGCCACCATATCTGTTTGTAATTCAGAAAAATAATCTTCAAATACTTTA from Bacillus sp. E(2018) encodes the following:
- a CDS encoding DeoR/GlpR family DNA-binding transcription regulator, coding for MLAAERKAKIIEFVKRTNIATVTQLSEEFNVHEATIRRDLSEIEREGHLRRTHGGVILGEGIHSEPSFTVRATERVEEKQRIGEKAAEMIQEGDSIILDSGTTTFQIAKHIANKTNITVVTNDINIAAELRDSKGIKVIVTGGVLYPESFMLNGMFTNDVLKKLHVHKAFIGTPAIHPKKGLTHFEELFVPAKMEMINAASEVIVVTDHTKLGGVSLHMVSPINKVDKLITGEEASDTQIQQFKESGVEIIIS
- a CDS encoding alcohol dehydrogenase catalytic domain-containing protein: MQEQSIHSRTYRLLGPYQMEEVTVNRTINEGEVVVEPLIASICHADLRYFMGQRKPEVLTKKLPMALLHEGIGRVVESKSSSVSVGDRVVIVPNIPGHLLKKGDPEECSSYSQQDFVANYGEKNVFLGSGYDGIAQNRLVLPAECAIPIPNSLPNEIAVLSELCTVSYHALSRVKQKLESSQNTTVAVFGDGPVGYLTAAMIHHVYNLGPERLTVFGAIDEKLKQFTFASRKLVQNYDFRSSKKVDIIVECTGGAFSEHAINQGIDLAARGGTIILMGVSEDRVPINTRDVLEKGLSLYGSSRSSSADYHAVMKAMENIEYQKTLRAILPKRNTPIHNLSDFQTAMKSASEHRHWEKIILDFDWSAS
- a CDS encoding DUF4274 domain-containing protein; the encoded protein is MNTKDIKSLEELLYHSDKQYIKIQLENTKDSIFLHWYASNYNWNDGFEAPTMILENPACDFGTALLMFHLADGYRMLENPDQVSNSSLKDWKDFLSKCYMKLLALDFESQSISFDPELTQIQKFKLKKNNPNMPDIFINISPGNLVEVPKI
- a CDS encoding immunity 22 family protein, yielding MEKQGMVSIWLGNVNSLDQLEEYIKYTYDEKGESVPSRFFEDFNIDMDETDEDFIEKGVLKKKSDKISELLEGCSYIEAILHNMNKSINLTKAYNAIILIYNFEYENYVGKSGQFQYIISTSYLK
- a CDS encoding SMI1/KNR4 family protein; this translates as MGYEHIKANEENSFYSVTENEIKEAEKELNLKFPKELVDFYLEVGYGFIKGSEININRIMDPYSVRDFRLRVNDFEFYPDIEIYNEFENNKLIFFEGSESALISIELNENYRSAVYYYDIQIATSLVEFIKKIEEDDKYYRVTC
- a CDS encoding SMI1/KNR4 family protein, translated to MKIKQDTIVRPLPSEEMIKNHEKFWRISLPVSFLEFIKENNGVEVEEATIKCNNRDYAIERFLCVLDDIENHPKGIYDIDVVYSKIGERLTDNEDLLGAEVLPIASVFAGDYICLDFRKDKNNPSVCLWSHEESSEFEPITYNVADNVAELLKMI
- a CDS encoding SMI1/KNR4 family protein; its protein translation is MNKEELKNFINEHKEPDDFTEGVDEVQIDAIQNELEVELSESYKWFLTTYGSGGLFGVHILGVAKSNRATVSVNTTKYRNLGLEKDLVVIEDAGEYVYCLYTSRMENNECPVIAWNRPGGMDDFNTAKNFYEFLSQRLIDSQEAWEEDF
- a CDS encoding DUF600 domain-containing protein, yielding MGKVFEDYFSELQTDMVAICLEYVEHEADDIYIYFSYEPEMYVFDVFYKINNQFVYRHNLNDAIDSTSEKNFNYDTSEQRQEAVLDIGLKNLEKIHELCKEYEREMPTEIKLHYNVQQNSLTGKYKYDLIYSNDKEILPDEIFEEWFVQVQNS